The Elephas maximus indicus isolate mEleMax1 chromosome 19, mEleMax1 primary haplotype, whole genome shotgun sequence genome contains a region encoding:
- the AIPL1 gene encoding aryl-hydrocarbon-interacting protein-like 1, translating into MDAALLLNVEGIKKTILHGGTGDLPNFITGSRVTFHFRTTKCDEERTVIDDSKQVGQPMHIIIGNMFKLEVWEILLTSMRISEVAEFWCDTIHTGVYPILSRSLRQMAEGKDPTAWHVHTCGLANMFAYHTLGYEDLDELQKEPQPLIFVIELLQVEAPSEYQRETWNLSNVEKMQAVPILHGEGNRLFKLGRYEEASAKYQEAIVCLRNLQTKEKPWEVQWLKLEKMTNTLILNYCQCLLKKEEYYEVLEHTSDILRHHPGIVKAYYVRARAHAEVWNEAEAKADLQKVLELEPSMRKAVRREVQLLESRLEEKREEERLRCRNMLG; encoded by the exons ATGGACGCTGCGCTGCTCTTGAACGTGGAGGGGATAAAGAAGACTATTCTGCACGGGGGCACGGGGGACCTCCCAAACTTCATCACTGGATCCCGA GTGACCTTTCACTTCCGCACCACAAAATGCGACGAGGAGCGGACGGTGATAGACGACAGCAAGCAGGTGGGCCAGCCCATGCACATTATCATTGGAAATATGTTCAAGCTGGAGGTCTGGGAGATCCTGCTGACGTCCATGCGGATCAGTGAGGTGGCCGAGTTCTGGTGTGACACCATC CACACAGGGGTCTACCCCATCCTGTCCAGGAGCCTGCGGCAGATGGCAGAGGGTAAGGACCCCACTGCGTGGCACGTGCACACATGCGGGCTGGCCAACATGTTTGCCTACCACACGTTGGGCTACGAGGACCTGGACGAGCTGCAGAAGGAGCCACAGCCGCTGATCTTCGTGATTGAGCTGCTGCAG GTGGAGGCCCCGAGCGAGTACCAGAGGGAGACCTGGAACCTGAGCAATGTGGAGAAGATGCAGGCGGTGCCCATCCTACACGGAGAAGGCAACCGGCTCTTCAAGCTGGGCCGCTATGAGGAGGCTTCCGCCAAGTACCAGGAAGCCATCGTCTGCCTGCGGAACCTGCAGACCAAG GAGAAGCCCTGGGAGGTGCAGTGGCTGAAGCTGGAAAAGATGACCAACACCCTGATCCTCAACTACTGCCAGTGCCTGCTGAAGAAGGAGGAGTACTACGAGGTGCTAGAGCACACCAGCGACATCCTGCGGCACCACCCAG GCATTGTGAAGGCCTACTACGTGCGCGCCCGGGCTCACGCGGAGGTGTGGAACGAGGCGGAGGCCAAGGCGGACCTCCAGAAAGTGCTGGAGCTGGAGCCGTCCATGCGGAAGGCCGTGCGCAGGGAGGTGCAGCTGCTGGAGAGCCGCCTGGAGGAGAAGCGCGAGGAGGAGCGGCTGCGCTGTCGGAACATGCTGGGCTAG